The genomic interval acatgggtttttataaccagcatgattcaaatattcataaaacaaaatgtttacactttccccatgatctgcacacgcGCGAAGACACTTTTTTGACATAGGATCTGGAGTAATAcgaagaaattaattttgccagCAATAGACCATGCTTGGAATCAAATACCACATTTTAATGTTGACACAATGGCATTGCTGTTAAGTATGCCTTTGTTCACAACATACacaaattagaaaaataaataattcaataaatGTAGTGGTAACTTTATTGCAATGTTCGAAGATATTATATTAACCATCATTATAcattgtttgtaggcctatacgtaaATTATATCTATATAGCAACATGTATGAAGTGATTATCGATATTActtaaaaatagaaatgttcagattgtaaacaaaattgCAATCAATATTTTTGACGATTATAAAGTTTATGTTCAAAGTGGTACCACGTCGCTATCCATTTCGAGAAAAGAACCCGGTGCGGAAACCGATATGCCtatctgaaaaaataatatttacaatagTTCCagtttaaaatgattaattaaagAACTATTAATTACGAAAACAATTTGATAaactaattaaaatgtaatatttacgCATATAGTGCGGCTCCTTAGACCCAAAATACTTCAAATTTGGTTAGAAGCATAAAACTTGGTATCTTAAGGTCATTTAAAATTTGACATTTGACCTCAGATTTCTCAGAACTCATGAACCGTACATTCTATAAACACGGAAATAATGGTAAATGATGCAGAATTACTACTCAATACTATAGgaattatttaacaataatatatctGGACctatttacagtactgtatatgacaTTTGGAAATAACcacaattttgtaatttgtaacaCTCTCTTCAAGCAACCTTTACGACGAAGATACACATGGATGGCACCAGGAGTAACAGGAAGATACCAACTTGATTCCATATTGGTTAGGGAAAGATATAGAAATGCTGTTAAGAATTGTCATTCTTTTCCGGGAGCTGATATTGGTTCAGACCATAATCTTGTTGCAATGATGAAGGATataaaattcaagaaaataaaaattgggAAAGCAAGGAATAGATGGAATCTTAGCCCTACAAAATAGCAACAATGTACAGGAACTATTTAGAGATCAAATAGATATAGATATAGTTAATAAAGAAGATGCGGATGTTGAAAAAAGATGGATTACAGATAAAGAAAGTGATTATAGACAGTGCAAACAAACATGTCAAAAATAGAAGGGGGAAAAGACCAAAAAACCATGGATCACAGATGAGATGATAACACAAATGGAACAAAGGAGgaaatggaaaattataaatacagaaGAAGGAAGAAAGGAATACAGAAGACTAAATTATCAACTAAGAACAACAACAGATAAGGCAAAAGAAGAGTGGATTAGTAATAAATGTATAGAAATAGATAATCTACAGAAGGCTGGACGGAGTGACATATCATATAAAGTAATACAGGAACTATCAGgaattaacaataaaatacgtAAGGGTACACAAgcagtattaaaataaataaagaagatAAATTACTAActgataataatgaaataagaCAAAGATGGAAAGAATATCTGGAAGAGTTATATGGTGCAGATCTTAAAGCCAATAGTGTGTCCGCTCGAAGATGAACAAAATGTAAATGAGGAAAGTCTGGGACCAATATTTCTGAAAGATGAAATTACAAAAGGAATTAAAAGACAACATGAAAGAAAAGCTGAAGGCATAGATGGGATACCTGCAGAGATGTTAAAACAACTAGGAGAAGTAGCAACCTTGGAACTTACCAAACTTTCTAACAAAATCTACACACAAGGAAAATGGCCAGCGGATTTCACTAAATCTGTAGTAATACCCTTGGAGAAGAAAGTAAACACCCAACGATGTGATGAACACCGAACGATAAGTCTCATACCGCATAATCTAAGATAACACTTAAGGCATTAAATGACAGATTGGCATCAAAACTTGCAGACTATATTGGAAAGGATCAATTTGGTTTTGTAAAATGAAGAAGCACCAGAGATGCGATTGCTGTGCTGAGAGTGATGGGAGAAAAATCCCTAGAATATGGTAACGAATTGTATATATGCTTTGTGGATTATGAAAAAGCATTCGACAGGATTAATTGGATCAAATTGATGGACATCTTGTATAGAATTGGTGTTGACTATCGGGACAGACGGTTAATATGGGAGCTGTATATCAATCAATCTGCATCAATTATAATAGACGGGCAGTTATCTGAACCAGCACAGATAGGTAGAGGTGTCAGACAAGGAGGAATATTGTCAACTAACTTCTACAACATTTATGAAGAATTTCTACTTTCAGAAGCACTTACAGACTGTAGTGATGGAGTAAAAGTTGGTGGTCACAGAATCTCAACTGTACGGTTTGCTGATGATAAGGCTGTGATGGATAACTCTAATTTCGGTTTCCAAAGAATATTAACGAAAATTAATGAAGCAGGGAAAGAATATGGAATGAAGATAAACACCAGAAAAACTAAAGTAATGTGCATTACAAAAAGAGCAAATGTACAAATGGAAATATATGTTGATGGGGAAATTATTGAACAAGTTGATTCCTTTTGCTACCTGGGaacaaaaataacaacagaTGGCAGATGTAAGAGTGAGATTCTAAGGAGAATAGGAATGGCAAAGGGGAAATTTCTAACAAACAGGAAATTCTTAACAAGTAAAGCAAGTATTGAAACACGAAAAGAAATGGTTAAAGCATTAGTATGGAGTGTTGCATTATATGGAAGCGAAACAtggacattaaaaaaaagaggAAATAAATAGAATAGATGCATTTGAAATGTGGTGTTGGAGAAAAATGCTAAAAATTCAATACACAGAGCACAGAAGGAATGATGAAATTTTGAATGAAATAAGAGAAGAAAGACATCTAATGAAACGCATTAATGAACAGCAGAAGAAATGGATTGGTCACAGTATTAGAAATGGAGGGTTATTGAAAATAGT from Antedon mediterranea chromosome 5, ecAntMedi1.1, whole genome shotgun sequence carries:
- the LOC140049777 gene encoding uncharacterized protein, which encodes MVQILKPIVCPLEDEQNVNEESLGPIFLKDEITKGIKRQHERKAEGIDGIPAEMLKQLGEVATLELTKLSNKIYTQGKWPADFTKSVVIPLEKKVNTQRCDEHRTISLIPHNLR